One window of Papaver somniferum cultivar HN1 chromosome 9, ASM357369v1, whole genome shotgun sequence genomic DNA carries:
- the LOC113307848 gene encoding 50S ribosomal protein L17, chloroplastic, which translates to MATATASSTWNMTSLRSALPTTLPSPSPSLSIPSLHFPISSAYTSSSLKFSSSTQKPKMMIPTFNGLSSLNPLLSFGTQDMGFTLTIIDNGGRVYAMRHGRKVPKLNRPPDQRKALLRGLTTQLLKHGRIKTTRARASAMRKFVDKMITLAKDGSLHKRRQALGYIYEKQIVHALFAEVPERYGERNGGYTRIIRTLPRRGDNAPMAYIELV; encoded by the exons atggcaacagcaacagcatcaTCAACATGGAATATGACCTCACTTAGGTCTGCATTACCAACTACTCTTCCCTCTCCATCTCCTTCTTTATCAATCCCTTCTCTTCACTTCCCCATTTCATCAGCATACACTTCCTCATCTCTCAAATTCTCATCTTCTACTCAAAAACCCAAAATGATGATTCCTACTTTTAATGGTCTTTCTTCTCTAAACCCACTTCTCTCCTTTGGTACCCAAG ATATGGGATTTACATTAACAATCATTGATAATGGTGGGAGGGTGTATGCGATGAGGCATGGAAGGAAAGTACCAAAGCTCAATCGACCACCTGATCAGAGAAAGGCTTTGCTGAGAGGTTTAACTACTCAACTCCTGAAACATGGTAGAATTAAGACTACTAGAGCTAGGGCAAGTGCAATGAGAAAGTTTGTTGATAAGATGATTACATTAGCAAAAGATGGGTCTCTTCACAAACGTAGACAGGCTTTAGGATACATTTATGAGAAACAAATTGTTCATGCCTTGTTTGCTGAAGTGCCTGAGAGATATGGAGAAAGAAATGGTGGGTACACTAGGATTATTAGAACCTTGCCTAGACGTGGTGATAATGCTCCAATGGCTTACATTGAGCTTGTTTAG
- the LOC113314180 gene encoding bifunctional bis(5'-adenosyl)-triphosphatase/adenylylsulfatase FHIT-like: protein MAFSTSSASEEEYYMFGPYKVYHKEVFHTTQLTFAMVNLRPLLPGHVLICPKRVVKRFVDLTSEEATDLWLTAHKVGGTLEDHYQASSLTFTIQDGPEAGQTVPHVHIHILPRRAGDLMRRNGKHDRFYDAIDEKEKELKQGFDLDIVRKDRSWEERTQEAHVFRKLFP from the exons ATGGCATTCTCAACATCATCAGCATCTGAGGAGGAGTATTATATGTTTGGTCCATACAAAGTATACCACAAAGAAGTTTTTCATACAACTCAGCTCACCTTTGCTATGGTTAATCTTAGACCTCTTCTTCCCGGT CATGTTCTAATCTGTCCGAAGCGCGTAGTAAAGCGTTTCGTTGACTTAACTTCAGAAGAGGCAACTGATCTGTGGCTCACTGCACATAAGGTAGGCGGTACACTTGAAGATCACTACCAAGCATCCTCACTCACCTTTACCATACAG GATGGACCAGAGGCAGGACAGACGGTACCTCATGTACACATCCATATTCTTCCCCGGAGAGCTGGCGACTTAATGAGAAGAAACGGGAAACATGACCGTTTCTATGATGCT ATAGATGAGAAGGAGAAGGAATTAAAACAAGGTTTTGACTTGGATATCGTGAGGAAGGACAGAAGCTGGGAGGAAAGGACTCAAGAAGCTCATGTATTTCGAAAGCTTTTCCCATAG